TGATCTTCGTGCCGACCGGCCAGCCGTGGCAGAAGTCCGGGGTGAGCGCGGCGGAGCACCGCTACCTGATGACGGTGATCGCCACCGCGGCGAACCCGCGGTTCACCGTGAGCCGGGTTGACATCGACCGGGTCGGACCCACCTACACCCGGGACACGCTGACCGACCTGCGGGCCGAGGAGCCCGACGCGGACTGGTTCTTCATCACCGGCGCGGACGCGCTGTCGGCGATCATGAGCTGGAAGGACGTGGACCGGCTCTTCGACCTGGCCCACTTCATCGGGGTCACCCGGCCCGGGTACGTGCTCTCCGAGGGCCGGCTGCCGGCCGGCGCGGTGACACTGCTCGAGGTCCCGGCCCTGGCCATCTCGTCCACCGACTGCCGGCGCCGCGTGGCCGAGGGCATCCCGGTCTGGTACCTGGTGCCCGACGGGGTCGTCCAGTACATCGCCAAGCACGGGCTCTACCCGTCCGCGCTCCCACCGGGGCCGTCCGCGGCCGCCGTACCGATCACTGCCGGGGCGCCCGCCCCGGTCCCGCACCAGCAGTTCCCCGAACAGGAGTCAGAGTGACCGCCACCGAGAAGTCCGTCGAGCTCGCCGGTATCGCCGCGCAGGCGGCGGCCGACAAGCTGGCCGCGGACATCACCATCGTCGACGTGTCGGACCGGTTGGCCATCACCGACTGCTTCGTCATCGTCACCGGGTCCAACGAGCGCCAGGTCGGCGCCATCGTCGACGGTGTCGAGGAGCAGATGCGTGCCGCCGGGGTGAAGCCGCTGCGCCGCGAGGGCGAGCGGGACGGGCGCTGGGTGCTGCTCGACTTCGTCGACATCGTGGTGCACGTGCAGCATTCCGAGGAGCGGGTGTTCTACGCGCTGGACCGGCTCTGGAAGGACTGCCCGACCATCCCGTTCGTCGACAAGGACGCGCCTGCTGCTGCTCCCGCGAGTGCTGGTGTCGATTCCGGTGTGTCGGCCGATGCCGCGGATGAGCCCGTGGACGAGCCCGCCGACGAGGTCGTGGGCGACGAGCCGGCGCAGCGGTGAGCCTGCAGCACCTGATCCTGCTGCGGCACGGCGAGACCGACTGGAACGCGGTCCGGCGCATGCAGGGCCACCGCGACATCCCGCTCAACGACACCGGTCTGGCCCAGGCCGCCGCGGCCGCCCCGTCGGTCGCCGCGCTGCGGCCGGAGATCATCGTGTCCTCCGACCTGGCCCGGGCGTTCGCCACGGCAGGAGCGGTAGCGGCGATCACCGGTCAGCAGATCGTCGTCGACCAGCGGCTGCGGGAGACCTCGCTCGGTCTCTGGGAGGGGCTCACCCGGGAGGACGTGGTCGCCGGGTGGCCCGGCGAGTGGCAGCAGTGGCGGACCACCTCGGCGCACTACGCGCCGCCGGAGGGGGAGTCCCGGTCGCAGGTGGCGGCCCGGGCCGCGGCCGTTGTCGACGAGCTCGACGCCGGCGACACCGGCCGGGCCCTGCTGGTCGCCCACGGCGGGCTGATCGTCGGCCTGACCGGCCGGCTGCTCGAGCTGCCGGCGGACTCCTGGAGTGCGCTGATCGGCGTCGGCAACTGCCACTGGGTCGAGCTGCACCGCCTCGACGGCCGCTGGCGTCTGCACTCCTACAACGCCGGTCTCGGCGGGGTCGTGCTGCCCGGCAGCGAGGACGAGGAGGCCGTCGCCGGCGTCTGACCCGTGGCCATTGCGGCCATTGCCTGCGGCCATGGCCTGCGTCCGGGCCTGGCGTGAGGGTCGGACCCGGCCGCCACGGGGCCCGCGCCACCGGGGTGGGGATGGTGCGGCCGGGTGCGGCCGGATCCGATCTCTTGCAGGTGCCGGAGGGGAGCGGTCGGGGTCGATCCCCGGTCCGACGACCACAGGAGCGACGGGTCGGGCTCCTGATACAGGGCCGGTCTCCCGGGTCTCCCGGT
This region of Nakamurella alba genomic DNA includes:
- a CDS encoding histidine phosphatase family protein — encoded protein: MSLQHLILLRHGETDWNAVRRMQGHRDIPLNDTGLAQAAAAAPSVAALRPEIIVSSDLARAFATAGAVAAITGQQIVVDQRLRETSLGLWEGLTREDVVAGWPGEWQQWRTTSAHYAPPEGESRSQVAARAAAVVDELDAGDTGRALLVAHGGLIVGLTGRLLELPADSWSALIGVGNCHWVELHRLDGRWRLHSYNAGLGGVVLPGSEDEEAVAGV
- the nadD gene encoding nicotinate-nucleotide adenylyltransferase, producing the protein MGGTFDPIHHGHLVAASEVSHRFGLDEVIFVPTGQPWQKSGVSAAEHRYLMTVIATAANPRFTVSRVDIDRVGPTYTRDTLTDLRAEEPDADWFFITGADALSAIMSWKDVDRLFDLAHFIGVTRPGYVLSEGRLPAGAVTLLEVPALAISSTDCRRRVAEGIPVWYLVPDGVVQYIAKHGLYPSALPPGPSAAAVPITAGAPAPVPHQQFPEQESE
- the rsfS gene encoding ribosome silencing factor, which encodes MTATEKSVELAGIAAQAAADKLAADITIVDVSDRLAITDCFVIVTGSNERQVGAIVDGVEEQMRAAGVKPLRREGERDGRWVLLDFVDIVVHVQHSEERVFYALDRLWKDCPTIPFVDKDAPAAAPASAGVDSGVSADAADEPVDEPADEVVGDEPAQR